GATCGTTCTAGCGCTCGCAGGTCGCCCGTCGCTGTTGGTTCGTCTTCGCCTACTTCGTTCGGCAAATCGGACAGTGTAAGTTCAGAGGTCGAGGTCATCACGCACATCCGCTCTAGGCAATTTCGCAACTGCCGAATATTGCCAGGCCACGGCAGGCTTTCCAGGCGTTGCATTAATTCGGGTGTAACACCACGAACTTCCAGCGCTGGATTCACGGCAAACTGCTGGAGGAAGTGCTCGACCAGGGGAGCAATGTCTTCGCGCCTCTGGCGCAGCGGGGGCAAATCGATGGCGATGACATTCAGGCGATAGTACAGGTCTTCGCGAAACTCTCCTGCTCGCACCAACTTGGCAAGAGGTCGGCTGGTCGCGGCAACCAGGCGAACATCCACTTGAATATCGTTCTCGCTCCCCAGCGGCGAAACCAGGCCGTCTTCCACAACACGCAGTAACTTGGGTTGCATATGCAGCGGAAAGTCGCCAATTTCGTCGATGAACAGAGTGCCTTGATTGGCTTGCTCAAAACGGCCAATGCGAGGTTGCACAGCGCTAGTGAAGGCACCTTTCGAGTGGCCGAAGAGTTCGCTTTCTACGAGTGTTTCGGGAACTGCGGCCATATTGATCACGACCAGTGGCTCACTTGCCCGCGGACTCGAAGCGTGAATGGCCCGCGCCACGAGTTCTTTGCCAGTGCCCGATTCACCCATGATCAGTACGGTACTATTCGTAGCCGCCGCTCGGCGAATGTTTTGCCGAATGGCATTCACGGCAGAAGACTTTCCG
Above is a window of Anatilimnocola aggregata DNA encoding:
- a CDS encoding sigma-54-dependent transcriptional regulator: MPEQASRILIVEDDDSERDALARVLRLERYQVIAARSPAEALELTVDGGADLVISDLCLRRESGIDLLRRWKSRSPQTPFLLVTAFGTIQTAVDAIKLGADDFLLKPVDPVQLLEQVQRLLQRRKPCSLATGDTASLAAIVGKSSAVNAIRQNIRRAAATNSTVLIMGESGTGKELVARAIHASSPRASEPLVVINMAAVPETLVESELFGHSKGAFTSAVQPRIGRFEQANQGTLFIDEIGDFPLHMQPKLLRVVEDGLVSPLGSENDIQVDVRLVAATSRPLAKLVRAGEFREDLYYRLNVIAIDLPPLRQRREDIAPLVEHFLQQFAVNPALEVRGVTPELMQRLESLPWPGNIRQLRNCLERMCVMTSTSELTLSDLPNEVGEDEPTATGDLRALERSAILDTLRRHDGNRTRAAEALGISVRTLQRRLRDWGDVEQQQIE